A DNA window from Coffea arabica cultivar ET-39 chromosome 6c, Coffea Arabica ET-39 HiFi, whole genome shotgun sequence contains the following coding sequences:
- the LOC113692585 gene encoding serine/threonine protein phosphatase 2A 57 kDa regulatory subunit B' kappa isoform: MLKQILAKLPRKSLKSDSLTSVGSDSCNTSPNSDNGIQFTNTCSVISSRLNVVKRKSWAIFPASIIAGGDLVEPHVPFKDVPNADKQSLFVSKLNLCCLVYDFSDPGKNTKEKDLKHQILLELGDFVASGSAKFTESAIAAICKMCAVNLFRDFPPRYHSHVPRGESEEEEPLFDPAWSHLQLVYDLLLRVLNQNSLDAKLAKKFIDHSFIIRILDLFDSEDPRERDCLKSILHRLYGKFMMHRPFIRKAVSNIFYRFVFETERHNGIAELLEVFGSVISGFALPLKEEHKVFLSRALIPLHKPKSLGVYHQQLAYCVVQFVEKEQKLAVMVIQGLLKYWPVTSSQKELMFLSELEELLEMISMVDFEKIMVPLFRRMSCCLNSSHFQVAERAHFLWNNDHVLNLIAHNRHVIMPMTFSALEWNSRNHWNKTVLNLTQNLRKVLSEMDQELALACQNKVEEENSKSSLAAEKRKMTWERLETAASCQSIVSSISGVRESASCVVSY; this comes from the exons ATGCTTAAGCAAATTTTAGCTAAACTCCCTAGGAAGTCATTAAAATCTGATTCATTAACCTCTGTTGGAAGTGATTCTTGCAACACTAGTCCAAATTCAGACAACGGCATCCAATTTACCAACACTTGCAGCGTGATATCGAGTAGACTGAATGTAGTAAAGAGGAAGTCTTGGGCAATTTTTCCTGCTAGCATCATAGCTGGAGGGGACTTGGTCGAGCCTCATGTTCCTTTTAAAGATGTTCCAAACGCTGATAAACAGAGCTTATTCGTGAGTAAGTTAAATCTCTGCTGTTTGGTATATGACTTCAGCGATCCAGGCAAGAACACCAAGGAGAAAGACCTTAAACACCAGATATTATTAGAACTTGGTGATTTTGTTGCTTCAGGTTCTGCAAAATTCACTGAATCAGCAATTGCTGCAATTTGCAAAATGTGCGCGGTTAACTTGTTCAGAGACTTTCCACCCCGATATCACTCTCATGTTCCTCGTGGTGAAAGTGAAGAAGAAGAACCATTATTTGATCCAGCTTGGTCCCATTTGCAGCTTGTCTATGATCTGCTTCTCCGAGTCCTGAATCAAAATAGTCTTGATGCAAAGCTAGCTAAGAAGTTCATTGACCACTCTTTCATTATAAGgatacttgatttatttgactCTGAGGATCCAAGAGAAAGAGATTGTTTGAAATCAATTCTGCATCGTCTTTATGGAAAGTTCATGATGCACAGGCCTTTTATCAGAAAGGCTGTAAGCAATATATTCTACCGATTTGTTTTTGAGACTGAACGACATAATGGAATTGCTGAGCTACTGGAGGTATTTGGGAGTGTAATAAGTGGGTTTGCTTTACCATTGAAGGAGGAGCACAAAGTGTTCCTCTCCAGGGCTTTAATTCCTTTACATAAACCAAAATCACTGGGTGTCTATCATCAGCAGTTGGCATACTGTGTTGTACAGTTTGTTGAAAAGGAGCAAAAGTTGGCTGTAATGGTGATACAGGGGCTTCTGAAATACTGGCCTGTAACAAGTAGTCAGAAGGAATTGATGTTTTTAAGTGAGTTAGAAgagctattggaaatgattagcaTGGTAGACTTTGAGAAGATCATGGTGCCGTTGTTTCGGCGTATGTCATGCTGCCTCAACAGCTCCCACTTTCAG GTAGCTGAGAGAGCACACTTTTTGTGGAACAATGATCATGTGCTTAATCTCATTGCACATAACAGACATGTTATCATGCCTATGACCTTTTCAGCTTTGGAATGGAACAGCCGGAACCACTGGAATAAAACAGTTCTAAACCTTACACAGAATTTAAGGAAGGTTTTATCTGAAATGGATCAAGAACTGGCACTTGCCTGCCAAAACAAGGTGGAGGAGGAAAACTCAAAGTCAAGCTTGGCTGCTGAGAAGCGGAAAATGACTTGGGAACGCCTTGAAACTGCTGCTAGCTGCCAATCAATAGTCAGTAGCATTTCAGGAGTCAGAGAATCAGCCTCTTGTGTTGTTAGCTACTAA